One window from the genome of Pieris rapae chromosome 8, ilPieRapa1.1, whole genome shotgun sequence encodes:
- the LOC110996629 gene encoding leukocyte surface antigen CD53, translated as MRVMNINIGSTPKLFKSVRYSLAAVNSIFLIKGIILPILGVTFLVKHNVYDQLITNKFINLPAFTIATGVLILAIAVLGYYGAFSEKFYVVAGYAALMVVIFVFEMTITIIAFDLRNSSATAIRTPMVESMNLYEARRDIARLWDDLQMSFECCGVSGRHDWSNRIPISCCHIDYGTISPFQCTLSNSYPTGCASALGGWFSTNAHVIGTFAAVFTSIQALLTAMSGWLAWRSKYEEVELES; from the exons ATGAGAGTTATGAACATTAATATTGGTAGTACaccaaaattgtttaaatcagTGAGATATTCTCTGGCCGCCgttaattctatatttttg ataaAGGGTATTATACTGCCTATACTTGGAGTAACGTTTTTGGTAAAACATAATGTTTACGATCaactaattacaaataaatttattaacttaccTGCCTTTACAATAGCAACAGGAGTTCTGATTTTAGCCATTGCCGTTTTGGGCTACTATGGAGCTTTTTCCGAAAAATTTTACGTCGTTGCTGGT TACGCAGCTCTCATGGtagtaatatttgtttttgagaTGACGATAACAATAATCGCATTTGACCTTCGCAATAGTTCAGCGACAGCAATAAGAACACCAATGGTGGAAAGTATGAATTTATATGAAGCTAGAAGGGATATTGCCAGGCTATGGGACGATTTGCAAATGAGC TTTGAGTGCTGCGGTGTGTCTGGTCGACACGACTGGTCCAACCGTATACCAATCAGCTGTTGTCACATCGACTACGGAACCATCTCACCGTTTCAGTGCACTCTTAGTAACTCTTACCCAACGGGCTGCGCGTCTGCCCTCGGTGGTTGGTTCAGCACAAACGCGCACGTCATAGGCACATTTGCTGCTGTATTTACTTCTATACAg GCTTTGCTAACAGCAATGTCCGGCTGGCTAGCGTGGAGATCCAAATACGAAGAAGTCGAGTTGGAGTCGTAA
- the LOC110996639 gene encoding CD63 antigen: MLSKIFTTVKYTLVSVNFLFLITGIIVLAVGSSVQSAYNGYHQFLSERFFSLPAFCVATGVIIFLVAFAGFYGAFMENYYMIMAFAGAMVLMFIFQLSACIAGYVLKGSTVALVQQQLLNTMDVYGSNLEVTKLWDEVQNDFTCCGVLNSSDWLPHLHTEESFGLPISCCDHVYGTIQTFNCNTTLAYTTGCSDAFGNWVKSHAASIGVAGIVLVIMQALAVVGALWLANITRQERQFP; the protein is encoded by the exons atgttgagCAAAATCTTTACCACCGTAAAATACACTTTAGTATCAGTGAATTTCTTATTCCTG ATAACGggtattattgtattggcaGTCGGTAGTTCGGTGCAATCAGCATACAATGGATACCATCAATTCTTATCGGAAAGGTTTTTCTCTCTCCCTGCATTTTGTGTTGCAACTGGAGTGATAATATTCCTCGTTGCATTCGCTGGATTTTATGGCGCCTTCATGGAGAACTATTACATGATTATGGCG TTTGCCGGAGCTATGGTGCTGATGTTTATATTCCAACTATCAGCCTGCATCGCTGGATACGTGCTGAAAGGCAGCACAGTGGCGCTCGTGCAGCAACAGCTGTTGAACACCATGGATGTGTATGGTTCAAACCTGGAGGTCACCAAGTTATGGGATGAAGTGCAAAATGAC TTCACATGTTGCGGCGTCCTCAACTCCAGCGACTGGTTACCTCATCTTCATACAGAAGAATCCTTCGGTCTGCCCATCAGTTGCTGCGACCATGTCTACGGCACCATTCAAACATTCAACTGCAACACCACTTTGGCCTATACCACCGGGTGTTCTGATGCGTTTGGGAACTGGGTCAAGTCTCATGCTGCCTCTATTGGAGTGGCAGGGATTGTTCTTGTAATTATGCAg GCCTTAGCTGTGGTCGGAGCATTATGGTTGGCGAACATCACGAGGCAAGAAAGGCAGTTTCCTTGA
- the LOC110998882 gene encoding CD63 antigen yields MAQNNLEVGMKCIKYMLLCVTAIFVLTSALIISVGTTIYAIYYDVAFFLYDQMFSPATFIVVIGIIMLFVSLFGCIGAMKESTCLVNIFAVILSLVLVLEVAAAIAAYTLRGQVARMLDENLRESLPYYYTYPDVTKSYDFIQNRLNCCGVDSYLDWGDVISDQSHEGIAVANITVPFSCCAETRTQYVNEMQVEECEKLYANGCLPRITYLVYQSAGLLGAGAMTIAFIQIIGIVFSFSLATSIRKAKSERERRRWEIQERMINAYTSLSPDTEKKPVVYVPFHGQTVA; encoded by the exons ATGGCGCAGAATAATCTAGAAGTTGGAATGaagtgtattaaatatatgttgctGTGTGTTACAGCTATATTTGTG ctgACATCAGCGCTGATAATCTCAGTGGGCACGACCATCTATGCAATTTACTACGATGTCGCGTTCTTCCTCTACGACCAGATGTTTTCACCAGCGACCTTCATCGTTGTTATTGGAATCATCATGCTGTTCGTGTCACTCTTCGGATGCATAGGTGCTATGAAAGAGAGCACTTGCTTAGTCAATATT TTCGCAGTGATATTAAGTTTGGTGCTGGTGCTTGAGGTCGCAGCGGCCATTGCCGCCTACACCCTTCGTGGTCAGGTGGCGCGAATGCTGGATGAGAACCTCAGAGAAAGTCTGCCATACTACTACACTTATCCAGATGTCACCAAAAGTTACGACTTTATTCAGAACAGA CTCAACTGCTGCGGTGTCGACTCATACCTTGACTGGGGCGATGTAATAAGCGATCAATCCCACGAAGGGATAGCCGTAGCAAACATCACTGTACCATTCAGTTGCTGTGCCGAAACGCGTACCCAGTACGTCAATGAAATGCAAGTTGAAGAATGCGAAAAATTGTACGCCAACGGATGCCTCCCCAGAATAACATACTTGGTCTACCAGAGCGCTGGGTTGCTAGGAGCCGGAGCCATGACTATTGCGTTCATACAG attattGGCATCGTATTTTCCTTCTCCCTGGCCACTTCCATTCGTAAGGCAAAATCAGAACGTGAACGCAGACGCTGGGAGATTCAAGAACGTATGATTAACGCTTACACTTCTCTGAGTCCTGACACAGAAAAGAAGCCAGTCGTCTATGTCCCATTCCATGGACAAACTGTTGCTTAG
- the LOC110998884 gene encoding CD63 antigen: protein MTLNTHSQKIHFKTESEYTMKSIRFLLLTITTMFIIIAGLMVVLGISVYTHYHNFSFFYEAAKSGRFITPSLLCVLFGMGLFIVTLFGFFGSLKQSTCLVNMYAFFLIIMVILKIVVVILSFTISTNQLLGYVRVPVEQYVEDSEISVELDALQKSLNCCGSTSYKDYAGMNFTSYHDTVVISTETDTVVVPTSCCAKRGDVYCTRIRSTGCQNALVNMLVQNSSVIGILGVSVTFIQILGIIFALLLAKCIRKMKSEKALMQWKIREQMILAQKSESTDKTVYIGHTESSHA, encoded by the exons ATGACGCTTAATACACACTCGCAGAAGATTCACTTCAAAACTGAGTCGGAATACACGATGAAGTCTATAAGGTTCCTGCTTTTAACTATAACAACTATGTTTatt ATTATTGCTGGTCTTATGGTTGTGCTGGGAATATCTGTATATACGCACTACCACAACTTCTCCTTCTTTTACGAGGCAGCAAAAAGTGGCCGGTTCATAACTCCCTCCCTACTGTGCGTCCTATTTGGCATGGGACTTTTCATAGTGACGCTATTTGGATTCTTCGGTAGTCTTAAACAGAGCACGTGTTTGGTAAACATG TACGCATTTTTCCTCATAATTATGGTGATACTGAAGATCGTGGTTGTCATTTTGTCATTCACCATCAGCACAAATCAACTGCTTGGTTACGTCAGGGTGCCCGTAGAACAATACGTGGAAGACTCCGAAATAAGTGTCGAATTAGACGCTTTACAAAAATCG CTCAACTGTTGTGGCAGTACGTCTTACAAAGATTATGCTGGGATGAACTTCACCAGTTACCACGACACAGTTGTTATCAGTACCGAGACGGATACAGTAGTAGTCCCAACATCATGTTGCGCAAAGAGAGGTGACGTATACTGCACCAGAATAAGAAGTACTGGTTGCCAAAACGCGTTGGTCAATATGCTCGTGCAAAACTCCAGTGTGATCGGCATTCTCGGAGTTTCCGTCACGTTTATTCag ATTCTTGGCATAATATTTGCCTTGTTGCTGGCAAAGTGCATTCGTAAGATGAAAAGTGAAAAGGCACTAATGCAATGGAAAATAAGGGAACAAATGATTCTGGCTCAAAAATCAGAATCCACAGATAAAACTGTCTATATTGGTCATACAGAGTCAAGCCATGCCTAA